The nucleotide window CATACCCATAAACATCGCAGAGATTGCGGATTAAATCTTCTACTTTCTGCCATTTGCGCGTCGCCTCCGGAAGCAAATCCTGCGTGCCGCGCGGAGTCTGGTAATTCTCCATCATCATTTCCTCCTTTACGTGTTCAAGAACCACTACGATCATTCCACAAAAAAAAACGCCCTCTAAGGACGCTTCATCTGCGTGGTACCACCTTAGTTCACGAAATTCCTTCGTGCCCTCTTTCCGATAACGCCGGAAATTCGTCAGCAGCTACTGCTTGTTCACTGCCGCTTCTTGCAAGTGTCGGTTGCCGGAGGTGATAAAGGAAGCTTACAGCCTAGACTTCCCTCTCTTGCTTATCCCATTCCAGATCCCTCTTGGTCCTTGAATTTATCCCTAGTTTAGCACGATTTACTGCTTTGCACAAGGGCAAAACCAAGCTTTTGACGAATCTTGTTTTTTACTATCCTCGGATCATTTTGACTGATGACTGTTGGTTCCGCTTTATAATTATCAGATCAAGCATCAACCTTCATATTCTTTGTCTCTTTTTCAAAAACTTTCGCTTTCATGCTCCCCTCTTTCTTTCGGAAGCCTCGGGTAACAATAATTCCCACAGCTGCAAAAACCAGATAGATGACTATAATATAGTATCTGGAAACATATCCAAAATAGACAGATAAAGCAATCAAACATAAAACTAACAAAGATTCTCCGCCTGCTAATATACAGCATTCACGCAGGACTGCCACATTAGCATATTTAATGCTGTAATATATTTCTCCGACAAAGCAGAAAGCAAACATCGGAACACAAAATGTCAATGCATAGATAAAACTCTGTATAGAATCTAATTGAATAAACAATTCTCTTTCATTTATACATAAATGAAGAAATCCCGGATAAACCAGACTTAGAATTAACGTTATTAAACATAAAATATTGGCAGCCGGATCTTTCAAAATCATTTTTTTCATATCTAAATAAATTTTAAACAACATAATCACCCTGTATTCATTATATTCTTTTTATGAATTAAATTCTAGTTTCAAAATCTTTAAATGAAGAGTTACAGATCACTTCTTTCCTTTTTCTTACAATCTGCTTCTGCCTCTAGTCTTTTATTTTCTCCTTGTGTATCATAAACTTACGAATTGAAGGAGGATCAGTTCATGCGTTATTATATTCGCCAGCGGTTCTTTTCCTGGACCGACAGCTTTGATATTACGGATGAGGAGGGTTATGCCGTTTACAGCGTCCGTGCCGATTTATTAGCGTTGTCACATGTGCTTCGGGTCTTTGATGACCAAGATCAGGAAGTCGGCCTCGTCCGCGAAAAATTATTCCACTTCTTGCCGACATTTGAAGTTGAACTGGATGGAGATCTTGTCGCCGTCATCCGCAAGGAATTTTCATTTCTTCATCCCCGCTACCGCATTGACTGCGAAGGGTGGAGTGTTGAAGGAGACCTGTTTGGCTGGGATTATCAAATATACCGTGACGGCGAGCTGTGCGGAACCATCAGCAAGGAGATCATTGCCTTGACGGACACGTATGTGATTGATTTTGATGATCCGCAGGATGAGCTGATGGTTGTGATGCTTGTCCTGGCGATTGACGCTGCCAACTGCAGTGAGCACTAAGGCGGAGACTTTCTTATGAAAATCGTTTTAGGCGCAGGCGCAACGCAGGTTGACGGCTGGATCAGCACGCAGCAAGAACAGCTGGATTTATTAAAGCCGGAAACCTTTGAGGCTTTTTTTCACGGAGAACTGGCGGAAGCCATGTTAGCGGAGCATTTATTTGAGCATCTGACGCTGGCCGAAGGTATGTTCGCAGCGCAGACGCTCTATCGTTATCTGCGGCCCGGCGGTTGGATCCGTGCGGCAGTCCCGGATCGTTATTTCCGCAATGCCGATTATCAGCGGCTTGTCCAGATTGGCGGGCCGGGGCCTCAGGATCATCCGGCGGCTTCGCACAAAATTGTTTATGATTACAAGCAGTTCTGTGCAGTCTTTGTCCAAGCAGGATTCGAGGTTTCCCTATTGGAATACTGCGATGAACGTGGTGATTTCCATTACCGCTACGCTAACGATGCAGATGGTCATATCGGCCGTTCCTATCGCAATGACACGCGCAACGCCTTCAATCATTTGGGCATGGTCTCGATTGTTCTCGATGCTTTCAAACCGATTGTCATTCCGCGGGAAGTGCAGGCTCTTGATCCAAACAAAATTGAGCAAACCAAGACGCAGGCAAATCCAGTTGCCAATTAACAAAAACAGATCTGCGAACAAAGTTTCAGACAAATCCCGAAGCCTTGGCAGGTCTGTTTTTTTTGTTACATCAAAGCGTAAAAATGATTTCAGCGTCAGAATTCAGCGCAGAATCTTACATCAGAAACTGAACGATCCTTTGTTTTTCTGCTTCCGTTAAGCTGTGCATATGTCCCCTGCCTTTCAATAGATAGGTTTCACAGTGGGGTATCATCTTTTCAGCCTGCGGAATTACCCGATCAGCCGGAAACATACAGTCCTTTTCGCCGGCCAGCACAAGTGTTGGAGCCAGACATTTCCGCATGTCAGCAGGAACCACATTGCTCGGCATACCCGCCTTTACCTTTGCGTTATCAATACTGCACTTTGCGGTTTCAAAAGCATCAGGATCAATATTATCCTCGGTTACAGCCATAGGGAGAATCGTTTTAATCAGCCACTTCTGTTGGTGAGTCACCCAATACAACATCATGGGCAATGCCATGCTTATCAAATTGACAGCCGGCGCATTTTTTATTCCGGATGGCACGTAAAGCACAGCTTTCTCAATTTTTTCAGGGGCAACGCACATGGTTTTCGCAAGAA belongs to Holdemania massiliensis and includes:
- a CDS encoding LURP-one-related/scramblase family protein, with translation MRYYIRQRFFSWTDSFDITDEEGYAVYSVRADLLALSHVLRVFDDQDQEVGLVREKLFHFLPTFEVELDGDLVAVIRKEFSFLHPRYRIDCEGWSVEGDLFGWDYQIYRDGELCGTISKEIIALTDTYVIDFDDPQDELMVVMLVLAIDAANCSEH
- a CDS encoding class I SAM-dependent methyltransferase gives rise to the protein MKIVLGAGATQVDGWISTQQEQLDLLKPETFEAFFHGELAEAMLAEHLFEHLTLAEGMFAAQTLYRYLRPGGWIRAAVPDRYFRNADYQRLVQIGGPGPQDHPAASHKIVYDYKQFCAVFVQAGFEVSLLEYCDERGDFHYRYANDADGHIGRSYRNDTRNAFNHLGMVSIVLDAFKPIVIPREVQALDPNKIEQTKTQANPVAN
- a CDS encoding alpha/beta fold hydrolase; this encodes MKTIYNTPQGKQKIMALYDEQLSRLKTSYHDIYLETSFGQTHLIETGNPAGLPLLVFHGGNATSAYNLLACTFLLDQFRIYAVDTIGHPGKSAETTLSPNNDDYGKWASEVITNLGFQKIRCFGGSFGAGILAKTMCVAPEKIEKAVLYVPSGIKNAPAVNLISMALPMMLYWVTHQQKWLIKTILPMAVTEDNIDPDAFETAKCSIDNAKVKAGMPSNVVPADMRKCLAPTLVLAGEKDCMFPADRVIPQAEKMIPHCETYLLKGRGHMHSLTEAEKQRIVQFLM